From one Geoalkalibacter halelectricus genomic stretch:
- a CDS encoding bacteriohemerythrin, with amino-acid sequence MPTIAWEERFSVNVDKIDRQHQHLFRLFNQLQEAIIAKQGQEALALIVDEMVDYTLTHFATEEKYMLAYDYPELADHKAEHEVFTGKALELQSRIRNDEFILSLEVLRFLSDWIAEHICTSDQRYSRHFNAAGLR; translated from the coding sequence ATGCCGACCATCGCCTGGGAAGAGCGCTTCAGCGTCAACGTCGACAAGATCGACCGGCAGCACCAGCATCTTTTTCGTCTGTTCAACCAGTTGCAGGAGGCGATCATCGCCAAGCAGGGCCAGGAGGCCCTGGCCCTGATCGTCGACGAAATGGTGGATTACACCCTGACCCATTTCGCCACGGAAGAAAAATACATGCTCGCCTACGACTACCCCGAGCTGGCCGATCATAAGGCCGAGCATGAGGTGTTCACGGGCAAGGCCCTGGAGCTTCAGAGCCGTATCCGCAACGACGAATTCATTTTGTCCCTCGAAGTGCTGCGCTTTCTCAGCGACTGGATCGCCGAACATATCTGCACCAGCGATCAGCGCTACAGCCGCCATTTCAACGCCGCGGGGCTGCGCTAA
- a CDS encoding efflux RND transporter permease subunit yields MSERAAPRGLVERLVAPFLRTQPPVLLMILALSLGVAALLLTPREEEPQIVVPLADVFVQAPGASAREVEQLVATPLEKLLWQIDGVEYVYSMSRDGQALVTVRFHVGEDRERSLVKLHNKISMNIDQAPPIVTGWLIRPVEIDDVPIVNLTLYSRHYSDYELRRIGQEALARLTEVEDISRSELIGGRDREVRVELDATRLAARGISPLQVSQSLSAADAAVRAGRFDQQDLSIGVSASAFLQSVREVESLVVGVHAGRPVYLRDVARVLDGPEEPSNYSRIGFSLLFLERNPDHPAAHFPADEISPAAAYGTYPAVTLALAKKKGSNAVEVADAILARLAQLRGTVIPDDVQVEVTRNYGQTAQQKVNDLLTSLFFAVATVVVLLAMTLGRREALIVALAVPVSFALALFVNYLLGYTINRVTLFALILSLGLVVDDPITNVDNIQRHILARRRNPFAATLFAVGEVLPPVILSTLAIIISFTPMFFITGMMGPYMAPMAANVPLTVTFSTLAALTLVPWLAYTLIRGRVENSTAEAGDGQDVVPDWLRRGYARVVGPFLGARLWRWALVGGILLLLALALALPLLRLVPLKMLPFDNKNELQLVLDLPEGATLEATDRMVRDFEDFLRGVPEVTNFVSYVGTPSPMDFNGMVRHYYLRGEPHLADIRINLADKSERRMQSHALALRLRADLEDLARAHGAALKIVETPPGPPVLATVVAEIYGAPGVGYAQLQDAALRVHRLMAEEPFVVDVDSTIEAARYRLDFIPDKEKAALHGIDTAALVQTLALAVGGASPATLHLDDERQPLRINLIAPRAQRAGSAALGQLALVGSAGIPVPLVELGRFEQVSEAQTIYHKNLRPVVYVTAEMAGQAPGEAILDLQKRLRDEPLPAGIEVEWAGEGEWEITLRVFRDLGLAFGAAMVGVYILLALQTGSFFLPLLILLAVPLTVIGIMPGFWFLNLLLDRPVGGFADPVFFTATGMIGMIALGGIVIRNAVVLIDFIRGALKEGLALRDAILESGAVRLRPIVLTALTTALGAWPITLDPIFSGLAWALIFGLFSSTLFTLVVVPVAFYAVYRKRYEN; encoded by the coding sequence ATGAGCGAGCGGGCCGCGCCCAGGGGCCTGGTCGAGCGTCTGGTGGCGCCCTTCTTACGCACCCAACCGCCGGTGCTGCTCATGATCCTGGCCCTGAGCCTGGGGGTGGCGGCGTTATTGCTGACGCCGCGCGAGGAAGAGCCGCAGATCGTGGTGCCCCTGGCCGACGTGTTCGTTCAGGCGCCGGGCGCTTCGGCCCGCGAGGTCGAGCAACTGGTCGCCACGCCCCTGGAAAAGCTGCTGTGGCAAATCGACGGGGTGGAATACGTCTACTCCATGTCGCGCGACGGCCAGGCCCTGGTCACCGTGCGTTTTCATGTGGGCGAGGATCGCGAGCGATCCCTGGTCAAGCTGCACAACAAGATCAGCATGAACATCGACCAGGCGCCGCCCATCGTGACCGGCTGGCTGATCCGCCCGGTGGAAATCGACGACGTCCCCATCGTCAACCTGACCCTCTATTCGCGCCATTACAGCGATTATGAGCTGCGGCGCATCGGCCAGGAGGCCCTGGCGCGGCTCACCGAGGTCGAGGACATCTCGCGCTCGGAACTGATCGGGGGGCGCGACCGCGAGGTGCGTGTCGAACTCGACGCGACACGGCTTGCCGCGCGCGGCATCTCCCCCCTGCAGGTCAGCCAAAGCCTGAGCGCCGCCGACGCGGCGGTGCGCGCCGGGCGGTTCGATCAGCAGGATCTCAGCATCGGGGTCAGTGCGAGCGCCTTTTTGCAGAGCGTGCGTGAGGTGGAATCCCTGGTGGTCGGCGTCCATGCCGGGCGCCCCGTTTATCTGCGCGACGTGGCGCGGGTTCTCGACGGGCCCGAGGAGCCCTCAAACTATTCGCGCATCGGCTTTTCCCTTCTGTTCCTGGAGCGCAATCCCGATCATCCCGCCGCCCACTTCCCCGCCGATGAAATCTCACCGGCGGCGGCCTACGGCACCTATCCCGCCGTGACCCTGGCCCTGGCCAAGAAAAAGGGCAGCAATGCGGTGGAGGTCGCCGATGCGATCCTTGCGCGGCTCGCTCAGCTGCGCGGCACGGTGATCCCCGACGACGTGCAGGTGGAGGTCACCCGCAATTACGGCCAGACCGCCCAGCAAAAAGTCAACGACCTGCTGACCTCGTTGTTTTTCGCCGTGGCCACGGTGGTGGTGCTGCTCGCCATGACCCTCGGCCGGCGCGAGGCGCTGATCGTGGCCTTGGCGGTGCCGGTGAGCTTTGCCCTGGCGCTGTTCGTCAATTACCTGCTCGGCTACACCATCAACCGCGTCACCCTCTTCGCCCTGATTCTCTCCCTGGGCCTGGTGGTGGATGATCCCATCACCAACGTCGACAACATTCAGCGCCACATCCTCGCCAGACGCCGGAACCCCTTCGCGGCCACCCTGTTCGCCGTCGGCGAAGTGCTGCCGCCGGTGATCCTCTCGACCCTGGCGATCATCATCTCCTTTACCCCCATGTTCTTCATCACCGGGATGATGGGTCCGTACATGGCGCCCATGGCCGCCAACGTGCCCCTCACCGTCACTTTTTCCACCCTGGCGGCCCTGACCCTGGTGCCCTGGCTGGCCTATACCCTGATTCGCGGCCGGGTGGAAAACTCCACGGCTGAGGCTGGGGATGGGCAGGACGTGGTTCCCGACTGGCTGCGCAGGGGCTACGCCCGGGTGGTCGGCCCGTTTCTCGGCGCGCGGCTGTGGCGCTGGGCCCTGGTCGGAGGGATTCTGCTGCTGCTGGCCCTGGCCTTGGCCCTGCCGCTGTTGCGGCTGGTGCCCTTGAAAATGCTGCCCTTCGACAACAAAAACGAGTTGCAACTGGTGCTTGATCTGCCCGAGGGCGCCACCCTGGAAGCCACCGACCGCATGGTGCGCGATTTCGAGGACTTTTTGCGCGGCGTGCCCGAGGTGACCAACTTTGTCTCCTATGTCGGCACGCCATCGCCCATGGATTTCAACGGCATGGTGCGCCATTACTATCTGCGCGGCGAGCCGCACCTGGCCGACATTCGCATCAACCTGGCCGACAAGAGCGAGCGGCGCATGCAAAGCCATGCCCTGGCCCTGCGCCTGCGCGCCGATCTCGAAGATCTCGCCCGCGCTCACGGCGCCGCCCTGAAGATCGTCGAAACGCCGCCGGGGCCCCCGGTGCTGGCGACGGTGGTGGCGGAAATCTACGGTGCGCCGGGGGTGGGCTACGCCCAATTGCAGGATGCGGCCCTGCGGGTGCATCGCCTCATGGCCGAGGAACCCTTCGTGGTGGATGTCGACAGCACCATCGAAGCCGCGCGCTATCGCCTGGATTTTATTCCGGACAAGGAAAAGGCCGCCCTGCACGGCATCGACACCGCCGCCCTCGTCCAGACCCTGGCCCTGGCCGTCGGCGGCGCGTCGCCGGCGACCTTGCACCTCGACGATGAGCGCCAGCCCCTGCGCATCAACCTGATCGCGCCTCGCGCCCAACGCGCCGGCTCCGCGGCCCTGGGGCAACTGGCCCTGGTGGGCAGTGCGGGAATACCCGTGCCGCTGGTGGAATTGGGCCGCTTCGAGCAGGTGTCCGAAGCCCAGACCATCTACCACAAGAATCTTCGCCCGGTGGTTTATGTCACGGCGGAAATGGCGGGCCAGGCGCCCGGCGAAGCGATTCTCGATCTGCAAAAACGTCTGCGGGACGAGCCTCTGCCGGCGGGCATCGAGGTCGAGTGGGCGGGCGAAGGCGAATGGGAAATCACCCTGCGGGTGTTTCGCGATCTGGGTTTGGCCTTTGGCGCGGCCATGGTGGGCGTCTACATCCTGTTGGCCTTGCAGACCGGATCGTTTTTTCTGCCGTTGCTGATTCTGCTTGCGGTGCCGCTGACGGTGATCGGCATCATGCCGGGATTCTGGTTTCTCAACCTGCTGCTCGACCGCCCCGTGGGCGGTTTTGCCGATCCGGTGTTTTTCACCGCCACGGGCATGATCGGCATGATTGCCCTGGGCGGCATCGTGATCCGCAACGCCGTGGTGCTCATCGACTTCATCCGCGGCGCTCTCAAGGAAGGCCTGGCCCTGCGTGACGCCATCCTCGAAAGCGGCGCCGTGCGGCTGCGTCCCATCGTGCTGACCGCATTAACCACCGCCCTGGGCGCCTGGCCCATCACCCTCGATCCCATTTTCTCCGGTCTGGCCTGGGCGCTGATCTTCGGCCTGTTTTCCTCGACCCTCTTCACCCTGGTGGTGGTCCCGGTGGCCTTTTACGCCGTCTATCGCAAGCGCTATGAAAATTGA
- a CDS encoding efflux RND transporter periplasmic adaptor subunit encodes MGKTLKRLAPILLGILALVFLILYMGGVFRTGLIGPEDARSVEHPAVGDTEVRVPVRQVLLPQTHAAVGTVRARTTGQVAAQVMSRVKSVAVRSGEQVAAGQLLLELDDRELRARYQQAAEALSAARQQQVQAERQVEAAEAVYARARAQHERIRTFFAAQAATAQALEQAEAEWRQAQAAHAQAEASVAQARARIGQAERRLEEAEVGLGYARILSPLAGQVVERRVDPGDLAMPGKILLTLQGEALLRLEALVPEGLIERLTLGQEVAVEIAGRNLPGRVEEMVPAADPAARSFLVKVGLPPGVPSLYPGMFGRLEVPLDPRPAVLAPAEAVRRVGQLEMVRILDQERVRVLLVTTGARIGADVEILSGLRGEEILLIEGARP; translated from the coding sequence ATGGGCAAGACCCTTAAGCGCCTGGCGCCGATATTGCTCGGTATCCTGGCCTTGGTGTTTCTGATTCTCTACATGGGCGGCGTGTTTCGAACCGGCTTGATCGGGCCGGAGGATGCGCGTTCCGTCGAGCATCCCGCGGTGGGTGACACCGAGGTGCGCGTGCCGGTGCGCCAGGTGCTGCTGCCCCAGACCCACGCAGCGGTCGGCACGGTGCGGGCGCGCACCACCGGGCAGGTCGCGGCCCAGGTCATGAGCCGGGTGAAAAGCGTGGCGGTGCGCTCCGGCGAACAGGTCGCCGCGGGCCAGTTGCTACTCGAACTCGATGACCGGGAGTTGCGCGCCCGCTACCAGCAGGCCGCAGAAGCCCTGAGCGCCGCCCGCCAGCAGCAGGTCCAGGCCGAGCGCCAGGTGGAGGCCGCCGAGGCGGTATACGCGCGGGCGCGGGCGCAGCATGAGCGCATCCGCACTTTTTTTGCCGCCCAGGCGGCGACCGCCCAGGCCCTGGAGCAGGCCGAGGCCGAATGGCGCCAGGCGCAGGCCGCGCACGCCCAGGCCGAGGCCAGCGTGGCCCAGGCGCGCGCGCGAATCGGCCAGGCCGAACGCCGGCTCGAGGAGGCCGAGGTGGGCCTTGGTTACGCGAGAATTCTCAGCCCCCTGGCCGGTCAGGTGGTGGAGCGGCGGGTCGACCCGGGCGATCTGGCCATGCCCGGCAAAATCCTGCTCACCCTTCAGGGCGAGGCGCTGCTGCGTCTCGAAGCCCTGGTGCCCGAGGGGTTGATCGAGCGCTTGACCCTGGGCCAGGAAGTCGCCGTCGAAATCGCGGGCCGCAATCTCCCCGGCCGCGTCGAGGAAATGGTGCCCGCCGCCGATCCCGCGGCCCGCAGTTTCCTGGTCAAGGTCGGCTTGCCTCCCGGTGTGCCGTCTCTCTACCCCGGCATGTTCGGGCGCCTGGAGGTGCCCCTCGATCCGCGTCCGGCGGTGCTGGCGCCGGCGGAGGCGGTGCGCCGCGTCGGGCAGTTGGAGATGGTGCGCATTCTCGATCAGGAGCGGGTGCGGGTTCTGCTGGTGACCACGGGCGCGCGCATCGGCGCGGATGTGGAGATTCTCTCCGGCCTCAGGGGTGAGGAGATCCTGCTGATCGAGGGAGCCCGACCATGA